A genomic region of Pelodiscus sinensis isolate JC-2024 chromosome 1, ASM4963464v1, whole genome shotgun sequence contains the following coding sequences:
- the LOC142829513 gene encoding olfactory receptor 52N4-like yields MHSAIFVTMAFDRYVGICNPLRYTTILSNAWIAKLGLVGLTRASLFLLPMPLLLPFYDIRIIPSTYCDHMSVTKISCGDITVNRMYGLVITFVVYGFDLMLIALFYSLIIRAIFILSSREAHQRALNTCMAHLSVMLMSYFPGFISSVTHRFDEGITPYIHIILANLYFLIPPMLNPIVYGIKTKELPEKMGKFTGRR; encoded by the coding sequence atgcACTCGGCCATCTTCGTGACAATGGCCTTCGATCGCTACGTGGGCATATGTAACCCTCTGAGATACACCACCATCCTCAGCAATGCATGGATAGCTAAGCTGGGGTTAGTGGGTTTGACAAGAGCttctctcttccttcttcccatgccccttctcctgcccttcTATGACATCCGAATTATCCCCAGTACTTACTGTGACCACATGTCTGTGACAAAGATCTCCTGTGGGGACATCACAGTCAATAGGATGTACGGCCTGGTGATAACATTTGTAGTCTATGGGTTTGACCTAATGCTCATTGCTCTGTTCTACAGTCTGATCATCAGGGCGATCTTCATACTTTCCTCCAGAGAAGCCCACCAGAGAGCCCTCAACACTTGCATGGCTCACCTCTCTGTGATGCTCATGTCTTACTTTCCCGGCTTCATCTCCAGTGTGACACACCGATTCGACGAGGGTATCACTCCATACATTCACATCATCCTGGCCAACCTCTATTTCCTCATCCCCCCTATGCTCAACCCTATTGTGTATGGGATCAAAACCAAAGAACTTCCTGAGAAAATGGGCAAATTCACGGGTAGAAGGTGA
- the LOC102447279 gene encoding olfactory receptor 52D1-like, which translates to MAAFNLTPTEPLTFMLMGIPGLEALHIWISIPIFLSYVIGLLGNLTLVFVVGKEETLHKPMYLLLCMLALVEIAATTCVVPKAMWIFWFNSRDIIKGGCFTQMFFFHAATVMHSAVLVTMAFDRYVAICNPLRYTTILSNARIAKLGLVGLTRAVLCILPVPLLLNRLPFCDNRIIRSTYCEHMAVAKISCGDITVNRMYGLVITFLVYGFDLMLIALSYSLIIRAVFILSSREAHQKALNTCTAHLSVMLMSYLPGFISSVTHQFGQGIAPYIHVMLANLYFLIPPMLNPIVYGVKNKELRDKVDKFICTR; encoded by the coding sequence ATGGCGGCTTTCAACCTCACCCCCACTGAACCTTTAACATTCATGCTAATGGGCATCCCTGGACTAGAAGCTTTACACATCTGGATTTCCATCCCCATATTCCTGTCCTATGTGATTGGTCTGCTGGGAAACTTAACTCTTGTCTTTGTGGTAGGCAAAGAGGAGACCCTGCACAAGCCAAtgtacctgctgctctgcatgctggcgCTCGTAGAAATTGCAGCAACTACTTGTGTGGTTCCGAAGGCCATGTGGATATTTTGGTTCAATTCGAGAGACATTATAAAGGGGGGTTGcttcacccagatgttcttcttTCATGCGGCTACTGTGATGCACTCGGCCGTCCTCGTGACAATGGCCTTCGATCGCTATGTGGCCATATGTAACCCTCTGAGATACACCACCATCCTCAGCAATGCACGAATAGCAAAGCTGGGGTTAGTGGGTTTGACAAGAGCTGTTCTCTGCATTCTGCCTGTGCCCCTGCTCCTGAACAGACTGCCGTTCTGTGACAACCGTATTATCCGCAGTACTTACTGTGAGCACATGGCTGTGGCAAAGATCTCCTGTGGGGACATCACAGTCAATAGGATGTACGGCTTGGTGATAACGTTTCTAGTCTATGGGTTTGACCTAATGCTCATTGCTCTGTCCTACAGTTTGATCATTAGGGCCGTCTTCATACTTTCCTCCAGAGaagcccaccagaaagccctcaaTACCTGCACAGCTCACCTCTCTGTGATGCTGATGTCTTACCTTCCTGGCTTCATCTCCAGTGTGACACATCAATTTGGCCAGGGTATCGCTCCATACATTCATGTCATGCTGGCCAACCTCTATTTCCTCATCCCCCCTATGCTCAACCCTATTGTGTATGGGGTCAAAAACAAAGAACTCCGTGACAAAGTGGATAAATTCATCTGCACAAGGTGA